One window of the Synechococcus sp. CC9311 genome contains the following:
- a CDS encoding TVP38/TMEM64 family protein, giving the protein MSWFEPLTLWLRSPLGGLVFIPLYAVWVTLLLPGVWASMLAGALYGTWWGSLIVFVGACLGAEAAFLLGRYWLRDWTSQRLTHYPKLQAVERAVSREGLKLVLLTRLSPAFPFSLLNLVYGLSEVSLRDYSIGLIGILPGTVLFCALGALAGDAARFGEVLAGEASAQAWILRVVGVLATVGVVWLVGRAAQRALTVEKSEF; this is encoded by the coding sequence ATGTCCTGGTTTGAGCCTTTAACGCTGTGGCTGCGCTCTCCTCTGGGTGGATTGGTGTTCATCCCGCTTTATGCGGTTTGGGTGACACTGCTGCTTCCAGGTGTATGGGCTTCGATGTTGGCTGGAGCTCTTTATGGCACTTGGTGGGGAAGCCTGATTGTGTTTGTGGGGGCCTGTCTCGGCGCGGAGGCAGCGTTCTTGCTCGGCCGATATTGGTTGCGTGATTGGACGAGCCAGCGTTTGACTCACTATCCAAAGCTTCAGGCTGTGGAGCGGGCTGTCAGCCGAGAGGGGCTCAAGCTTGTGCTTTTAACGCGTTTATCTCCAGCATTTCCCTTCTCGTTGCTGAATTTGGTTTATGGCCTTAGTGAGGTGAGTTTGCGTGATTACAGCATTGGACTGATTGGAATTCTGCCCGGCACCGTTTTGTTTTGTGCATTGGGCGCACTGGCAGGTGATGCTGCTCGTTTTGGTGAAGTGCTTGCTGGAGAAGCCTCAGCACAGGCCTGGATTCTGCGTGTGGTGGGCGTCTTAGCCACGGTTGGAGTGGTTTGGTTGGTCGGGCGTGCCGCGCAGCGTGCGTTGACGGTTGAAAAGAGCGAATTTTAA
- a CDS encoding ABC transporter substrate-binding protein — protein MSLLGSCASTDRQDAIVLQVAQASNENEQQSASRFHSERKISKDFQQQLKEMQPAIKLHPSIYAAESLEQELKVRTNSGLGPDLVITDSNQALTLLAEGTTIPIQLTEEKRLLISPSALERVKTANGTLAGQPVSQYLQLACFDKRKLKEPPKTLTELSAASGRGKVFGMVTNLQDLYWSLGSFGAGEALATSLAGKKATVAAHERLTQWMRWLKASSYQQNIVFLRNQAALRKALIEGEMSWISCWSSQLPQLREALKDHLGVAPLPSGDFGRATPITRLQVWALGKNSSKRQRAESLRLLNFIAQPWAQKTFALKYKTGYPVNPAAALIVRKQLSAEFEKFNEEENERVSRGDAIISAIDTRPILEKDIQSTLNQLIFDGLSPEKAATELQTQIKDKR, from the coding sequence ATGTCCTTGCTCGGAAGCTGCGCAAGCACTGATCGCCAAGATGCAATCGTCTTGCAAGTGGCTCAGGCCAGCAATGAGAATGAACAACAATCCGCCAGTCGATTTCATTCGGAACGGAAGATCAGCAAGGATTTTCAACAGCAATTAAAAGAAATGCAGCCTGCTATCAAGCTGCATCCCTCGATCTACGCCGCAGAATCACTGGAACAGGAGCTAAAGGTTCGAACCAATAGCGGACTGGGTCCAGATCTTGTGATCACAGATAGCAATCAGGCCTTGACCCTTCTTGCGGAAGGCACCACCATCCCGATCCAACTGACGGAAGAAAAGCGATTATTAATATCCCCCTCAGCTCTGGAGCGCGTTAAAACCGCCAACGGAACTCTTGCCGGGCAACCAGTCTCTCAATATTTGCAGCTGGCATGCTTTGACAAACGCAAGCTGAAAGAGCCGCCAAAAACGCTGACGGAATTGTCGGCAGCCAGTGGCAGGGGAAAAGTTTTTGGAATGGTCACCAATCTCCAGGATCTCTACTGGAGCCTGGGCAGCTTTGGTGCCGGAGAGGCCTTAGCCACCTCGTTAGCAGGCAAAAAAGCCACCGTTGCAGCCCATGAACGACTCACCCAATGGATGCGATGGCTCAAGGCATCCAGCTATCAGCAAAATATTGTGTTTTTGAGAAATCAAGCCGCGCTTCGAAAAGCACTCATCGAAGGAGAGATGAGTTGGATCAGCTGTTGGAGCTCCCAACTACCTCAACTGCGTGAAGCGCTCAAAGATCATCTCGGAGTCGCGCCATTGCCCAGTGGAGACTTTGGACGAGCCACACCAATCACTCGCTTGCAGGTCTGGGCTCTTGGTAAAAATTCAAGCAAACGTCAACGAGCAGAAAGTCTGAGATTGCTCAATTTCATAGCGCAGCCCTGGGCTCAGAAAACCTTTGCTCTCAAATACAAAACGGGCTATCCAGTCAATCCTGCAGCGGCACTGATCGTCAGAAAACAATTATCTGCCGAGTTTGAAAAGTTCAATGAAGAAGAAAACGAGCGTGTGAGCCGCGGTGACGCCATTATCTCCGCAATCGACACCAGGCCGATACTAGAAAAAGATATTCAGTCAACACTTAACCAGTTGATTTTCGATGGATTATCTCCCGAGAAAGCAGCCACTGAACTCCAAACCCAGATCAAAGACAAGCGATGA
- a CDS encoding mechanosensitive ion channel family protein, giving the protein MTLPISYLITIGPGPIFNELLSWLVYLNRGTVLLQLVLVGVVMVAEQRGALRRGVRHRLVPEYIRVLIGPLLLLISSALFLLVGLPWGLLRYFGLLWLGWMSFTPLKTLLLSINKKFPVDELESTFLRPIYVIVASLSFVRLMGSTENLSQTPIANLFGVELTLGRIYLAVIAIYVIITLASRPATFLAWLSGVLFGVRPRNRRGLELLFRYSVIIVGVIAVAYYIGIDGTAFIAIAGGLSVGIGFGIKEIVSNFISGIWLLFEGSVRPGEILMINGDPCTVRNLRLRATQLRRGRDGAELLIPNQTFFTTEATSFTQTETSRRESVLVGAAYEHDPDIVIEILEEIAKSHKKVLDYPDVRAFMIDFADSSINYKVAFWVANPLDSYDVASDIRRTIWKRFEKEGITIPFPQRQVYPMEWPPSLQQSLHSAGDGGVVPQGIQPELTGSEEKPNSET; this is encoded by the coding sequence ATGACTTTGCCTATCTCCTACCTCATCACCATCGGCCCTGGGCCCATTTTTAACGAGCTACTGAGCTGGTTGGTCTATCTCAACCGGGGCACTGTTCTTCTTCAATTAGTTTTGGTTGGCGTTGTGATGGTCGCGGAACAACGCGGTGCACTTCGAAGGGGCGTGAGACACAGGCTGGTTCCTGAATACATCCGAGTGCTGATCGGCCCTCTACTCCTCTTAATCAGTTCAGCACTATTTCTCCTGGTGGGCTTGCCATGGGGATTACTGCGTTACTTCGGCCTACTCTGGCTGGGTTGGATGTCATTTACACCTCTAAAAACGTTACTTCTAAGCATCAACAAAAAATTTCCAGTTGATGAATTAGAAAGCACATTCCTAAGACCCATTTACGTTATCGTAGCCTCCCTGTCTTTTGTCAGGTTGATGGGAAGTACGGAAAATCTGTCGCAAACTCCTATCGCCAATCTGTTTGGAGTAGAGCTTACTCTTGGCAGAATTTACCTCGCTGTAATCGCGATTTACGTCATAATCACCCTGGCGTCTAGGCCTGCAACCTTTTTAGCTTGGCTCAGCGGGGTTTTGTTTGGAGTCCGACCTCGCAATAGAAGAGGTCTAGAGCTGTTATTCCGCTATAGCGTGATCATCGTTGGGGTCATCGCAGTTGCTTACTACATCGGTATCGACGGCACAGCCTTTATCGCCATTGCTGGCGGACTCTCTGTAGGAATCGGCTTCGGCATCAAGGAAATCGTCTCAAACTTCATTAGCGGCATCTGGCTGTTGTTTGAGGGTTCAGTGCGGCCGGGTGAAATTTTAATGATCAATGGTGACCCTTGCACAGTGCGAAATCTTAGGCTGAGAGCCACGCAACTCAGACGAGGACGCGATGGAGCCGAGCTGTTAATTCCCAATCAAACTTTCTTCACAACAGAAGCAACATCCTTCACTCAAACCGAAACATCAAGACGCGAGAGTGTACTTGTTGGCGCCGCCTACGAGCACGACCCAGACATTGTCATTGAAATATTAGAAGAGATCGCTAAGTCTCACAAAAAGGTTCTCGATTATCCAGACGTGAGAGCATTCATGATCGATTTTGCTGATTCTTCGATCAACTACAAAGTAGCGTTCTGGGTTGCCAATCCTCTTGATTCATATGATGTAGCCAGTGATATACGTAGAACAATCTGGAAGCGATTCGAGAAGGAGGGAATCACCATTCCGTTCCCACAACGTCAGGTGTATCCAATGGAATGGCCACCAAGCCTTCAACAAAGCCTGCACTCAGCTGGAGACGGAGGTGTAGTGCCGCAAGGCATACAACCAGAACTGACGGGCAGCGAAGAAAAACCCAACAGCGAGACCTAA
- a CDS encoding ABC transporter permease — translation MGRYFKSLRRFWGTAVASQLEYQFNVVIELIAVGLSLLGSLFMLSLFFGPGRELGGWSWHEALIVQGFYTVLDGVASTWLRPNLSSIVTHVREGTLDFVLLKPIDSQFWLSLRTISPAGLPEIVLGFLLVIWGGHQAGASLTPGGIAVVLVMLLAGGLILYSLWFLIAATSIWFVKTWNATEVLRAVLASGRYPVAAYPAPLRLLFTLVIPVAFLTTVPAEVVLGRASAPMLWLGLGLAVGFFFAARQFWLYALRHYTSVSS, via the coding sequence ATGGGGCGTTATTTCAAAAGTCTCCGGCGATTTTGGGGAACAGCCGTGGCCTCACAGTTGGAGTATCAATTCAATGTTGTGATTGAGTTGATTGCGGTTGGCTTGAGCTTGCTAGGCAGCCTGTTCATGCTCTCTCTCTTTTTTGGACCAGGCCGTGAGTTGGGTGGGTGGAGTTGGCACGAAGCCTTGATTGTTCAGGGCTTTTATACGGTTCTCGATGGGGTGGCCAGCACCTGGTTACGCCCCAACCTGTCTTCGATCGTGACCCATGTGCGTGAAGGAACGCTTGATTTTGTACTGCTGAAGCCGATTGATAGTCAGTTCTGGTTGTCATTGCGGACCATCTCGCCAGCAGGGTTACCTGAGATTGTTCTTGGCTTTTTATTGGTGATTTGGGGCGGGCATCAGGCTGGTGCTTCTTTGACACCCGGAGGCATTGCGGTGGTGTTGGTGATGCTCTTGGCTGGTGGATTGATCCTGTATTCACTTTGGTTTTTAATTGCCGCGACCAGTATTTGGTTTGTGAAAACCTGGAATGCCACAGAAGTTTTGCGGGCTGTGTTGGCATCTGGTCGCTATCCCGTAGCGGCCTATCCAGCTCCCTTGCGCTTGCTCTTCACTTTGGTAATTCCAGTGGCATTTCTTACGACTGTTCCGGCTGAAGTCGTGCTGGGGCGGGCTAGCGCCCCCATGCTCTGGCTAGGGTTAGGTCTCGCTGTTGGGTTTTTCTTCGCTGCCCGTCAGTTCTGGTTGTATGCCTTGCGGCACTACACCTCCGTCTCCAGCTGA
- a CDS encoding ABC-2 family transporter protein, with translation MRIFGLNRKIVRVLLGTEYAHMLEYRAEIALWALSGVLPFIMLSLWNGSDARGVLGMDGVGLDRYFLSAFLVRQFSVVWMVYAFEEDALTGRLSPYLLQPLHPLWRYVASHLGEQLTRLPFAAAITAIFFLIQPKAFWLPSLGHFVLAWLATWMAFSIAFLLQSLIASLCFWSEKASALERLLFIPFLFLSGLLAPLTAFPPLVRALAQWTPFPYLIDFPARVLAEQPVDLLAGFAIQLAWIVLLLPLVLLLWRAGVRRYSAMGA, from the coding sequence ATGCGGATTTTTGGATTGAATCGCAAGATTGTTCGAGTTTTATTGGGCACGGAATACGCCCATATGTTGGAATATCGAGCCGAAATTGCCCTTTGGGCTCTTTCGGGTGTTCTCCCTTTCATCATGCTCAGCCTTTGGAATGGTAGTGATGCTCGCGGTGTGTTGGGGATGGATGGTGTAGGGCTTGATCGTTATTTTTTGAGTGCCTTTTTGGTGCGTCAGTTTTCTGTTGTTTGGATGGTTTACGCCTTTGAAGAGGATGCTCTTACTGGCAGATTGTCTCCATATCTTCTTCAGCCACTCCACCCGCTCTGGCGTTATGTCGCCAGTCATCTCGGCGAGCAGCTCACGCGTTTGCCTTTTGCTGCGGCCATCACCGCGATTTTCTTTCTGATTCAGCCCAAGGCCTTTTGGTTGCCATCGTTGGGTCACTTTGTGCTGGCTTGGTTGGCCACATGGATGGCCTTCTCGATTGCTTTTCTGTTGCAAAGCCTGATTGCTTCTCTTTGCTTTTGGAGTGAGAAGGCCAGTGCTCTGGAGAGGTTGTTGTTCATTCCCTTCCTTTTTCTGTCTGGGCTGCTTGCTCCTCTCACGGCATTCCCACCCCTCGTTCGTGCGTTGGCTCAGTGGACGCCCTTCCCCTATCTGATTGACTTTCCGGCGCGTGTTTTAGCGGAACAACCTGTTGACTTGTTGGCTGGATTCGCAATCCAGTTGGCCTGGATTGTGCTGCTTTTGCCGCTTGTCCTTCTGCTTTGGCGCGCTGGGGTTCGGCGTTACAGCGCAATGGGGGCCTAA
- a CDS encoding ATP-binding cassette domain-containing protein has translation MITVEQLSKIYRVADKQPGLSGTLQHFVNRRYRDVSAVRDVSFAIEPGEMVGFLGANGAGKTTTLKMLCGLIYPSAGQVVVAGHQPQKRHPDFLRRITLVMGQKQQLLWDLPPMDSLRVNAAVYGIKDRDANRRISELSDLLELGEELTRPVRKLSLGQRMKAELLAALLHQPEVLFLDEPTLGLDVNAQAKVREFLADYNRRTGATVLLTSHYMADITALCPRVLLIHQGHLFHDGPLDRLASRLAPERHVRLELAVPVGAEAFAGLGQLDSCCDCEVNLRVQPGELTAVVAQLLERFEVRDLEVNDPPIDQLIGDLFRQGSF, from the coding sequence CTGATCACGGTTGAACAGCTGAGCAAGATCTATCGGGTTGCTGATAAGCAGCCTGGCCTGTCTGGCACCCTTCAGCATTTTGTGAATCGTCGTTATCGCGATGTGTCCGCGGTACGAGACGTTTCCTTTGCCATTGAACCGGGGGAGATGGTTGGATTTCTTGGTGCCAATGGCGCCGGGAAAACCACCACCTTGAAAATGTTGTGTGGCTTGATCTATCCCAGTGCGGGTCAGGTTGTCGTTGCAGGTCATCAACCGCAAAAGCGTCATCCAGATTTTTTGCGTCGGATCACGTTAGTGATGGGGCAGAAGCAGCAGTTGCTGTGGGATCTGCCACCGATGGATTCCTTGAGGGTGAATGCTGCGGTGTACGGCATTAAAGATCGGGATGCCAATCGCCGTATTTCCGAGCTGTCGGATTTGTTGGAGTTGGGAGAAGAGCTCACGCGTCCTGTTCGCAAGTTGTCGTTGGGCCAGCGCATGAAAGCCGAGCTGCTCGCGGCTTTGCTTCATCAGCCTGAGGTGTTGTTCCTTGATGAGCCCACCCTTGGATTGGATGTGAATGCTCAGGCCAAAGTGCGGGAGTTTTTAGCGGACTACAACCGACGAACCGGTGCGACCGTGTTGCTCACGAGTCATTACATGGCTGATATCACGGCCTTATGTCCGCGTGTGTTGTTGATTCATCAGGGACATTTGTTCCATGATGGCCCGCTTGATCGCTTGGCAAGTCGGCTTGCTCCCGAGCGCCATGTTCGCCTCGAACTTGCTGTACCCGTTGGGGCTGAGGCGTTTGCTGGCCTTGGCCAGCTCGACAGTTGTTGCGACTGCGAGGTGAACTTGCGAGTACAGCCTGGTGAGCTCACTGCCGTGGTGGCACAACTGTTGGAACGCTTTGAAGTGCGTGATCTGGAGGTGAATGATCCCCCGATTGACCAGCTGATCGGTGATCTGTTTCGCCAGGGAAGTTTTTAA
- a CDS encoding phosphotransferase family protein: MTSQPINKELLKFIHEQTGRTMIYEQEPTPLLGGIDAATYRFKLRGMDTMVLRLLGKDRSAEEVKRFRIHSRVLIHANIKAPKVYWVGEDKLVLGGVFIIMEFFPDPLLAEQPKDIQLKTLGESHAEMHNLSTTQIISELKKQGLNEKHFMATLSIPIILDTAHRDHPWLSNIFNWLQNNLPINSAHASINHGDYHPKNIMYASEHVTGIIDWNFFIGDPAFDVGHTITLIMDIGPNIGDGYTLDIASQCNEQYQDAYQSTRSINENAVSACRVSECTRFLLHCLSGKKDIIASSPTMIKSLATTIENITNLEIAFPDQ, translated from the coding sequence ATGACAAGCCAACCAATCAACAAAGAGCTTCTCAAGTTTATTCATGAGCAAACTGGGAGGACCATGATCTATGAGCAGGAACCCACACCCTTACTAGGCGGAATAGATGCGGCTACTTATAGATTTAAACTTAGAGGGATGGACACGATGGTCCTCCGCCTCCTTGGAAAAGACAGAAGCGCGGAGGAGGTGAAACGATTCCGAATTCATAGCCGAGTTCTCATTCACGCAAACATCAAAGCACCAAAGGTGTACTGGGTCGGCGAAGACAAATTAGTCCTAGGAGGGGTTTTTATAATTATGGAATTCTTCCCAGACCCACTTCTAGCAGAACAGCCAAAAGACATACAGCTCAAAACCCTGGGGGAATCTCATGCAGAGATGCACAATCTGTCAACGACACAAATCATCAGCGAATTAAAAAAACAAGGGCTGAATGAAAAGCATTTCATGGCCACTCTATCTATTCCAATTATTCTAGACACAGCGCACAGAGATCATCCCTGGCTAAGCAATATATTCAATTGGCTACAAAATAACTTACCAATCAATTCAGCCCATGCATCCATCAATCACGGCGACTATCATCCCAAAAACATTATGTACGCTTCAGAGCATGTTACAGGCATCATTGACTGGAATTTCTTTATAGGTGATCCAGCATTTGATGTCGGGCATACAATCACACTCATCATGGACATTGGACCCAATATTGGGGATGGGTATACGTTGGACATAGCCTCACAATGCAACGAGCAGTATCAAGATGCGTATCAATCAACAAGATCAATTAATGAGAATGCAGTTAGTGCTTGCAGGGTCTCGGAATGCACGAGATTTCTTCTTCATTGCCTCTCAGGTAAAAAAGATATCATTGCTTCCTCTCCCACCATGATCAAAAGCCTCGCAACCACTATCGAAAACATCACCAACTTGGAAATAGCATTTCCTGACCAGTAA
- a CDS encoding mechanosensitive ion channel family protein: MLWVASIPTGIAIRFGLIWAAWNILLWIEQKLIQRNPKDRRALWLRRLVRPAILVFALLYCIERLSSLSSIGLINVGTLLNTQLALGKLFYSVIGLYLILIASAPIAFLISWISKEGLKISNQSRHAIEIIVRYLIISFGLLAVALQAGFNATALLTISAGLSVGLGFGIKEIFANFISGIWLLFEGSIRPGEILMIKGEPCRVNKLGLRATLLSRQRDDAELLIPNQTFFTQDAESFTAGENYRRDEVVVGAAYHHEPQQVITLLEKVACQHPRVLQHPAPQAFAIDFAESSINYKLKYSVRNPLEALTVSSDLRQEIWTAFNKHGIGIPFPQRQVYPMEWPPNKQSSLQSQQNHHDHS; encoded by the coding sequence GTGCTTTGGGTAGCCTCCATTCCCACAGGAATCGCGATCCGCTTTGGATTGATCTGGGCAGCATGGAACATTCTTTTATGGATCGAACAGAAACTGATCCAACGCAACCCGAAGGATCGAAGAGCGCTCTGGCTCAGGCGCCTAGTGCGTCCTGCCATCCTTGTTTTTGCACTGCTTTACTGCATCGAGCGACTCAGCAGTCTCTCATCCATTGGTCTGATTAATGTGGGCACATTGCTGAATACCCAACTGGCGCTAGGCAAACTTTTTTACTCCGTAATCGGCCTCTATCTAATTCTGATTGCCAGCGCCCCGATCGCATTCCTCATCTCATGGATCTCAAAAGAAGGCCTGAAAATCAGCAATCAAAGTCGTCATGCGATTGAAATCATCGTTCGTTATTTAATCATCAGTTTTGGCCTCCTGGCTGTAGCCCTTCAGGCTGGTTTTAACGCAACAGCGTTACTGACCATTTCAGCAGGTTTGTCCGTTGGTCTTGGTTTTGGCATCAAAGAAATCTTTGCGAATTTCATCAGCGGAATTTGGCTTTTGTTTGAAGGATCAATCCGACCTGGAGAGATTCTGATGATCAAAGGCGAGCCTTGCCGAGTCAACAAATTAGGTCTGCGAGCCACACTTCTATCCCGTCAACGGGATGATGCTGAACTGCTCATTCCCAATCAAACCTTTTTCACCCAAGATGCTGAATCATTCACAGCTGGCGAAAACTACAGACGAGATGAAGTGGTTGTCGGTGCTGCCTATCACCATGAACCGCAGCAGGTGATAACACTTCTCGAGAAGGTCGCCTGCCAGCATCCAAGGGTCCTACAACATCCCGCACCCCAGGCTTTCGCGATCGACTTTGCAGAGTCGTCGATCAACTACAAACTCAAGTACTCGGTCCGCAATCCCTTGGAGGCTCTCACCGTGAGCAGTGACTTGCGTCAGGAGATCTGGACTGCATTCAACAAACACGGGATTGGTATCCCATTCCCACAACGCCAGGTTTATCCGATGGAGTGGCCACCCAACAAGCAATCAAGCCTGCAATCCCAGCAAAACCACCACGATCACTCCTAA
- a CDS encoding phosphate/phosphite/phosphonate ABC transporter substrate-binding protein, with the protein MSILTIKLLLIAFTGVIAGCNNNQSKSIESSNESRLTKNTVKDCAGEHSAEAKLRTVSIVPQFSASRIHSDYWPLLTEIGKRTNICFKLDQQKSIPSFEVGLKSGAYDYAFMNPYHQVMVSDIYQPIIRDKQRLLTGIIVTNKGSNINSVQQINGRTLLLPAPNAFGASLLTRAYLDKKNIKFNPKYVKTHQNVYRGVARDSELIGGGVNNTFNRESDELRSNLSILVETPGYPAHPFSALKELPPEEIKNVQNAWIMIAKDSNSKDLFRQVQIKIPIKANYNQDYAPLKNLRLEKYVQ; encoded by the coding sequence ATGTCTATTCTGACGATAAAGCTCCTACTCATAGCATTTACTGGAGTAATCGCTGGATGCAACAACAATCAATCAAAAAGTATTGAATCCAGTAACGAATCAAGGCTTACGAAAAACACGGTGAAAGATTGCGCGGGTGAGCATTCCGCAGAGGCAAAACTCCGAACAGTTTCCATTGTCCCTCAATTCTCCGCCTCAAGAATTCATTCTGATTACTGGCCTCTTCTTACAGAAATAGGGAAACGCACAAATATATGCTTCAAGCTCGATCAACAAAAATCAATTCCATCATTTGAAGTAGGGCTCAAATCGGGGGCTTACGATTATGCCTTTATGAACCCATACCATCAGGTGATGGTAAGCGATATCTATCAACCTATCATTAGGGACAAGCAACGTTTGCTCACAGGGATCATTGTGACCAACAAAGGGAGCAATATTAATTCCGTACAACAAATCAATGGACGCACATTGTTGCTTCCGGCACCCAATGCATTTGGCGCATCACTACTGACACGAGCATACCTTGACAAAAAGAATATCAAGTTCAATCCAAAATACGTCAAAACGCATCAAAATGTTTATCGCGGGGTCGCTCGAGATTCAGAGCTTATTGGAGGCGGGGTCAACAACACATTCAACCGCGAAAGCGACGAGCTTCGCTCCAATCTATCTATCTTGGTTGAGACCCCTGGGTACCCGGCTCATCCCTTTTCAGCACTGAAAGAACTACCACCTGAAGAGATTAAAAATGTTCAAAATGCGTGGATCATGATTGCAAAAGATTCCAATTCAAAAGATCTATTTAGGCAAGTTCAGATAAAAATCCCTATCAAGGCTAACTACAATCAAGATTACGCCCCACTTAAAAATCTTAGACTTGAAAAATACGTGCAGTGA